Part of the Ctenopharyngodon idella isolate HZGC_01 chromosome 8, HZGC01, whole genome shotgun sequence genome, CTTTACTGTGGGCAGAAAGAGACAGAGCACAGGCACATTATCTCTCAAATCTCACTGTGATCAGGATGGGATGCACGTTCAACCTGGGAATATTATTAGCACTGGTTGGCCGCTAGGTGGTGCTATTAAGTTTCACTACAACTACACAAGGCAGATCTATTCTAAactttgactgttttttttttttttttactacaaatgaaaatgaaactgaaaaataaaggaAATGAAATTATCGTAGTTCAACAATAAATGAAGAAACAGCACAGTGTCAGAGAAGCACCTGTGTGGGAAGATTGAGGAACTGTGTATGTGCCCTATATTTAGCGGTTTCAACATAATGACAAAACAGGTCAATgttctttttataataaaatacattgtgCTAATAAGCTTTGAAAATAACTAACATATTAATCACTGCTGATTTTTTTCCAAGACAGATGCAGTTGTCACaaacatttgtgtatttttgtctaatgccgggttcagactacacaacgTTTTTATGCGATTTTGACTCCTAAATTCTTGTCGTGTCATCAAGAAACATGTCAGACTACACATTGTTTCCCGACCAATCATCGCTTGCTATCTTTAATGAAGTGCGTGATGTTACTGAAAAGGCTGAAGTAGCGACTGACTTCTGGAAACAAGAGTGTAAACGATGGCTACTGAAGCGGCGTGTTAGCTCAATGCTAATTCCAGCACTCACCAGGCAGCTGAAGCACCTCCGCTATCGTTCGCCAAGTAGatttttggtcccactttaaATTAAGTGTCTTAATAACAACTTATGTACAGtactcagcgtaaatgagtacacccccctctgaaaagtaacattttaaacaatatctcaattaacacaaaaacaatttccaaaatgttgacaaaactaagtttaatataacatctgtttaacttgtaacatgaaagtaaggttaataatataacttagagaacacatttttcagttttactcaaattagggtgatgcacaaatgagtacaccccacaacaaaaactactacatctagtactttgtatggccttcatgatttttaatgacagcaccaagtcttctaggcatggaacgaacaagttggcgacattttgcaacatctttttccattcttcaagaatgagctcttttagagactggatgctggatggaaagtgatgctcaacttgtctcttcagaattccccataggtgttcgattgggttcagatcaggagccactgaatcactttcaccctgttcttcttcagaaatacaacagtggccttagatgtgtgtttaggatcattgtcatgttggaaaagtgcacggagtgatggtagcatcttctctttcagtatagagcagtacatctgtgaattcatgatgccatcaatgaaatgcagctccccgacaccagcagcactcatgcagccccacataaggacactgacaccaccatgtttcactgtaggcaccatgcatttttctttgtattcctcacctttgtgacgccatacagttttgaagccatcagttccaaaaacatttatcttggtctcatcactccagagtatagagtcccagtagtcttcatctttgtcagcatgggccctggcaaactctaggcgggcttttttgtgcctgggctttaggaaaggcttctttcgtggacggcacccatgcatgccattcctctgcagtgtacgccgtattgtgtcactggaaatagtcaccccagtttggctttctacttctttagataactgcagtgaacttgcatgccgattttcttcaacccttctcatcagaagacgctcctgtcgaggtgttaactcccgtggacgacctggacgtctctgtgagatggttgcagttccatcttttttaaatgtttgtaccacttttggtacagtattctgactgataagtaaagctttgctgatcttcacctttctggtgtaaagaaattattttctttctcaggtcttgtgacatttcttttCCATGTGGTgtcattgctgacagcatgaaatgggaaggggttttaacacccttttatagtcaactgtctgctggacacctgtgtaatgaagaattagactcacctgtggttgaattcttgttaaattacacatttctagtctaaaatttagctttgctccagagactttcagtggggtgtactcatttttgcatcaccctaatttgagtaaaactgaaaaatgtgtaatctaagttatattattaaccttactttcatgttataagttaaacagatgttatataaaacttagtcttgtcaacattttggaaattgtttttatgttcattgagatattgtttaaaatgttacggGGTGTACTCATtaactagagatgcaccaatatatcggccaataatgggtagtttaaaaacagccgatagtcagggccgatatatcctgtcaatcaaataaGGGCAttgaatttgtgctttgtgtaaagaaaatgctaagaaaccagtttgatatTCAATATAGTAATtacatgaattaataacattcagaaagttagaATTTAGTTAAtctgtgttaatattaatttgagtaatgtgtttaaAACTGATACCAGTTGAAACAATTTGATAAAATGGAGAGAAGAAAGTATTTAatagcatttctttcaaaatataatatttaaaatatgattaatcattaattataatgaaattatcattaattttaaagaaggtataaaaggcagaacccccaaactatcggtatcagCATAATCGGCTATCGTATCGGTGGAGAAATGTAGtgtcggtgcatctctagtacTAACATTAAAATCTGTAAGTATTTAGTAGtgaaagacacctaatataaagtagaCGTGTGCACAAATAGTCGAATATTCGATCTGTAATTAATAatcgaaaaataaaaatactattcgaATTTTACTATGTTGCTTTGCCGGCCGTAAACGCAGTGAATCCATGATAAAGCACTAAAACTCGCAGTTATAACTAAATGCACTGGGTGGCGCTGTGGAGCGTGTTtaacaagtttattttatttgatcatcACATAATGTTGACGTCTGCCTCGCGAAGTTTAATTACTTAGATGAAAATGATCTTACAAAATGGAATTACTTTTGACCAAATGAATTAGTGAACCCGAATTATCATAATATCTCCACCATAATGAGAAAGCACATGAAATCAATACACCAGTCGAATGAGGAAAGACAGCTGTCCATCACTGCATTCATGACAGGTAAGCGCAGCTGTATCCCGAGTGAGCCGAGAAGATACCTTATGAGATAGCAAAATGATCTTGAGACATAAATTTCCTTTAAGTTTCGTCGAGGGagacagaaaacacaaagtgcTGCTGTTAGAAACTTAGCTTAGTACACCGTTATCTTTGTGTCTCTGCAACGTCTGTCAGCGCAGCGCGCTTTCTCACCTGAGCATGTGGATATTAACATGTGAAACAATATAAACACGATAACCATATACTGACTCGAGTGTATTGTACGTTCTGTACGATAACTGGCGCTGTTTGCTCTATTAGCGTTTTTCCTGTTCGCGCTGCTTGTGATTAAATGCTtttgttctttatattttttgtttacactTGTTTAATGCTTTGAACTAAAAGAAAACCTTAAGATATAACGTAAGCTTGTTCAGAAATGGTTACAAAATcttgatgaattaaaaaaataacgtcTTTCTTGTTTAACGTCATTTAAATAAACGAATATTCGAATATTCGTTTTTTACGAGCCAAAATATTCGAATacaatattttggaaaaatgccctaccctaatataaagtgtgacccaaGTTTGATctcatggggactttaaagcACATTATGCACTACTTACTCTGACTTGCCAAGGATCTTCTTGACATGCTGTGTAATTTCTTTATGGTGTTTTCCTTCTACATCCACCAACACTTGCTCTCCATCATCTGAACACAGAGTCAGAAGTTAGAAGATAAAGACTATCACAGCGAGGGAAACAGTATTGAGAATAAACCACTTACCGAGGTAAAACCGGAGGAAAGGTGATGGAGTCATGTTTTTGAACATCATTATTTGAACCCAGGGATTTTTGTACTGGATTTGAGGAATGTTGAAGAACACAAACTTCCTgtcaaataaaattatacattatcCTTCTCATACATGAGTGGCTTTGTATCAATATTAATTTTCTTCTTCTGGCATTACACAAcacaaatagtatttttatctGTAGCTGCACGACGACACATTGACAGTGAAAACAGTCTTTCAATAAGACACCTCTTTAAAGAGCAGACATGgcaaataaaagcagcagtTGATGTTGTTTTCCTGACCTTGCTCCTTCACTCAGGTCTCCGTGTGTGTTATAATTGACAGTCATAATCTTCACcgtttttttaaacacaatctCTCCTTTCTGCAGATACTCCAGCGTCCTGCGTATGGGAAATCTTCCCTTCATCGGCATGATTATATGATTAATTTGTGTAAACTATGACACTAAATGATTGTGATCTAAACACATCAGCTCATGCTGCTCCTGCCTCGCGCTTATTGATGACATCCGCTACACGCGCCTCGAGCGCCACCTAGAGGACTGGAGAAGCGAACAATCACTTGTCACACACAATGGAGGGATTTAACAGACTAAATTAAATAGGAAATTAATTCATAGACAGTTACATTAAATACGTCATGatttgtttgcaaaaaaaaaaaaaaagaggttcaGGAAAAATCGGCAGCAGGATTCGCGATCTCCAATCACTAGCGTCCAAAAATGAGTGACAGCAACCAGTCGGATGATAAACAATCATATCGTTGCAGAgctcaaatcaaatcaaatcagcTTTATTGTCACTCtatcaaaacacaaaaagtgtAGTGATAGGTGAAAGTCTTTTACGCCAAACAGTACACTTACAAGGCATGACGTGCATAAATAGCTAgtcaaaaatatacaaaatacaaataaatatacagcacacaaaatacaaataccAATATACACATAATGCAGAATGTACAcaatacaatatacaaatatacacacaAGATTTATGCAGTACAATACAGAATATAAACAGTCTACaaatatgcacaatatatataataGCTGAGGTGTGTTATGAGTAAATTGATAGACATTATGATTGCAGTAAAGAAAATCTGGCGTTCGTCTCGATAGGTTTGTTATTAACTTTAATACCAGCAAATGACAGTATAACGCTACTGTacttaaataaatgtgtttaaagtaCCAGGGTTTTTGTTCCATAGCctgttacatttataatttgCATCAGTCCCAGTATATTCTGTCTAACTTATCaaaacagaagaagaagagtcgagagactgtggaatatttatgttgttaaTAGTAAGAAGTAAATGGCCAGCGGGTTCTTTTCCCCCTAACACAACATTAATGTTGGACAAAGGACATAACCAGTTGTGAACATCAGGCTGGTCCTAAGGGATATGACCAGTTTTCATGTGTTATCAAATCACCAGTTTGATCCATATTCATAATTGTtacagaaaatgagaaaaaaaaatctttatgacAGTCTCTACTGTATTGCGCTGAACTAGGAGTTTAACTTTACTCAGCTAAG contains:
- the mrps25 gene encoding 28S ribosomal protein S25, mitochondrial, with product MPMKGRFPIRRTLEYLQKGEIVFKKTVKIMTVNYNTHGDLSEGARKFVFFNIPQIQYKNPWVQIMMFKNMTPSPFLRFYLDDGEQVLVDVEGKHHKEITQHVKKILGKSDKVLEAEALAKMELSNPANFGPKKYFLRECMSEVEGQVPHPGLVPLPKEMTGKYRAKLAAVSDD